One genomic region from Myripristis murdjan chromosome 7, fMyrMur1.1, whole genome shotgun sequence encodes:
- the LOC115362666 gene encoding alpha-1,3-mannosyl-glycoprotein 4-beta-N-acetylglucosaminyltransferase C-like: MRCHWKRNVVLGVVLLIGVLYISHSDITTPDLTRENKSSTNRSVLTLPYPQRVISQKSWVDHGHYLPLKVSYQLLAGTPSTKERFLAVGLASVKRKKGSYLLSTLRSLFSQSSPEERSSMVVVVMLVDFDAKWRAATVEEIKTVFTSELEQGHLLVLHVPQEYYPPLTGLKRNYNDVPERVTFRSKQNVDYSFLIHYSTGLGRYYLQLEDDVSSAKNFLSSIRTRIEEQEAKSNTWATLEFSSLGYIGKLYKSADLPLLARFLFLFYQEMPCDWLLSHFRLVMTQKGTILFKPSLFQHMGTFSSFQGTYNKLKDKDFEETAYSNPSADVYTDMSIYKDHAPKLAWAAGEGFFWGRSPEKGNYLTVVFEKPTTVTEISVETGSEGKDLLSSAVVEIGHSVNTTSNNEKSCTDFHSLGTFENGRFKMQEVDKKYGSPSSCLRIHVTADQKEWVIIKSIRITSKSTKKS, encoded by the exons AGGGAAAATAAATCATCTACAAACCGGTCAGTGCTGACTTTGCCATATCCTCAGCGAGTAATCAGTCAGAAATCCTGGGTGGACCATGGACATTACCTGCCTCTCAAAGTGTCTTATCAGCTGCTGGCTGGGACACCATCTACCAAGGAGA GGTTTCTAGCTGTCGGACTGGCATcagtgaagaggaagaagggcaGCTACCTCCTCTCCACCTTGCGCTCCCTCTTCTCCCAGTCGTCCCCTGAAGAGCGCTCCtccatggtggtggtggttatGCTAGTGGACTTTGATGCCAAGTGGAGAGCCGCTACGGTGGAAGAGATCAAAACTGTATTCACGTCTGAGCTGGAGCAAGGCCACCTGCTGGTTCTGCACGTTCCTCaggaatattacccccctctTACAG GACTAAAAAGAAACTATAACGATGTTCCAGAGCGGGTGACTTTCCGTTCCAAGCAGAATGTGGACTACTCCTTCCTGATCCACTACAGCACCGGCCTTGGCCGGTACTACCTGCAGCTGGAGGACGACGTCTCCTCTGCAAAAAACTTCCTGTCCAGCATCAGGACGCGCATCGAGGAGCAAGAAGCTAAGTCGAACACCTGGGCAACGCTGGAGTTCTCGTCCCTGGGCTACATCGGGAAACTATACAAGTCAGCTGACCTCCCTCTCCTAGCtcgcttcctcttcctcttctaccAGGAGATGCCGTGCGACTGGCTGCTGAGTCATTTTCGTCTGGTGATGACCCAGAAGGGGACGATTCTCTTCAAGCCCTCGCTGTTCCAACACATGGGCACCTTCTCTTCATTTCAAGGGACTTACAACAAGCTAAAGGACAAGGACTTTGAGGAGACCGCCTACTCCAACCCTTCAGCAGACGTCTACACCGACATGTCCATCTACAAGGACCACGCCCCCAAACTGGCTTGGGCTGCCGGTGAGGGATTCTTTTGGGGACGCTCGCCAGAGAAAGGAAATTACTTGACTGTGGTGTTTGAAAAGCCCACCACTGTGACAGAGATTTCTGTGGAAACAGGGTCAGAGGGCAAAGACCTCCTGAGTTCTGCTGTGGTGGAGATAGGCCACAGCGTaaacaccaccagcaacaatgagAAAAGCTGCACGGATTTCCATTCACTGGGGACTTTTGAGAACGGGAGATTCAAGATGCAGGAGGTCGACAAGAAATAtggctccccctcctcctgtctgaGGATACATGTCACAGCTGATCAGAAAGAGTGGGTGATCATTAAGAGTATTAGGATCACATCAAAGAGCACAAAGAAATCCTAA